The DNA sequence TTTCATCAAGGAATTCGCCCGGGAGACTCAATTCATACTGATTACGCACCGCAAGGGGACGATGGAAGCAGCTGACATCCTCTACGGTGTTACCATGGAAGAAAAAGGAATTTCCAAGATCGTCTCGGTCGATCTGGAACCAGCACAGGAGGAGGCAGTATAATGGCCGGATTTTTTGAAAAACTGAAGAAGGGGCTGGAAAAGACCCGCAACAGCTTTACCGACCGGATCAATGAAGTGTTCCAGGTCGCGGTCTACATCGACGACGACATGTATGATGAACTGGAGGAGGCGCTGATCACATCCGATGTGGGAGCGCGCACCGCCGATGAAATCATCGAACGGCTCCGGGAGAAGATCCGGACGCAGAAGATCAGCCGGGTCAAGGACGTGAAGCCCGCTCTGGCGGAAGTCATCGCGGAAACGCTGAATCAGCAGGAACCCGCTCCGCTTGACTTCCCGCTGGTAATGCTCATCATCGGAGTGAACGGCGTCGGCAAGACGACCTCCATCGGCAAATTGGCCTACCGCTTCAAGGAAGAGGGGAAAAAAGTCCTCGTTGCCGCCGGAGATACCTTCCGGGCTGCCGCCATCGACCAGCTGGAAATCTGGGCGAACCGCGCCGGCGTTGACATCATCCGTCACCAGGAGGGCTCTGATCCGGCGGCCACCGTATATGACTCGCTCATCGCCGCCCGGGCCCGCCAGGCTGACGTTCTACTGATTGACACGGCCGGACGGCTGCACAACAAGAAGAATCTGATGAAAGAGCTGGAGAAAATCAACAGGATCATCGACCGGGAATATCCATCGGCCCACAAGCAGTCGCTCCTGGTACTGGACGCCACCACCGGCCAGAATGCCATCAATCAGGCTCAGGAATTCCAGAGCGTCGTCAATATTGACGGCATCATCCTGACCAAGCTTGATGGTACAGCCAAAGGCGGCGTCGTCCTCTCCATCAGCCAGACCCTGGGCGTGCCGGTTCGCTACATCGGCGTCGGTGAAGGCATTGACGACGTCCAGGAATTTGACGCCGCTCAGTTTGCCACTCTGCTGTTAGACAGCGATCTGGATCTGGAACAGTTCGAGCATGAAGTCAAACCCGAGTAATCCGGCAGGAACGAAGTAGGAATCGGAACAGACTGAACCGTGGCTGAACGCTACCGTGTGCTGATCAGCAGCAAGACTGATCAGCAGCAAAGACTGAACAGCAGCAAAGGCTGAACAGCAGCAACTTCGGAACAGCATCAAATGCTG is a window from the Clostridiaceae bacterium HFYG-1003 genome containing:
- the ftsY gene encoding signal recognition particle-docking protein FtsY codes for the protein MAGFFEKLKKGLEKTRNSFTDRINEVFQVAVYIDDDMYDELEEALITSDVGARTADEIIERLREKIRTQKISRVKDVKPALAEVIAETLNQQEPAPLDFPLVMLIIGVNGVGKTTSIGKLAYRFKEEGKKVLVAAGDTFRAAAIDQLEIWANRAGVDIIRHQEGSDPAATVYDSLIAARARQADVLLIDTAGRLHNKKNLMKELEKINRIIDREYPSAHKQSLLVLDATTGQNAINQAQEFQSVVNIDGIILTKLDGTAKGGVVLSISQTLGVPVRYIGVGEGIDDVQEFDAAQFATLLLDSDLDLEQFEHEVKPE